The Pseudoalteromonas carrageenovora IAM 12662 DNA window TTTTAGGGTGAAGTACTTTAGCGCCAAAGTAAGAAAGCTCCATCGCTTCTTTATAAGATAAGAAATCTACTTTAGTCGCCTTTTTGATATAACGAGGGTCGGCGCTGTAAACACCGTCTACATCCGTCCAAATTTGACAAATTTCAGCTTCTAAACAGGCAGCTGCAATTGCTGCAGAATAATCAGAACCATTACGACCAAGCGTTGTAAGCTCACCTTGTTCATTACTTGCTGTAAAACCAGGCATAATATAAATAGTGGCTGGGTTTTCTTTAAGTACAGCTTGAAAACGCGCTTTGCTTGTTACTAAATCAGCTTCAGCATCAATGTAGCCACCTGTTGAGGCTATACAGCTTGTTGCTTCTAAATATTTAGCATCGTGCGAGCTTAATAAACTTTGCATAAGCGACACACTCACACGCTCACCAAAACTAATTACAAATGCACGAACCTGATCTGGGCAACACTTTATAAGCGCTACGCCATCTAATTTATTTTTAAGCTCACCTAAGTTTGGCCAATTAGAAACAACCACACCTGTTTTTTCCACATCAGCTTTTAAACCTTCACATCGGCTTACAAGTGCTTGCCATTGCTGTGAAAAATCTAAACCTTGCTCTGCTGCCGCAGCTAACGCAACCAGTGAATCGGTCATCCCGCCTGGCGCTGAAAGTACCAGTAACATTTCATCTTTTAATTGTGCTTTAGCTAACTGAGCTACCTGTTCTAAGCATGCAAAGTCGGCAAGCGAAGAGCCGCCAAATTTTAAAACGCGCATTGTTTATGTTCCTCATCCCATAAAACGAAAAAAGGCCTGTGTTCTAAGTGAACACAGGCCTTTAAATTTGTTGCACCGACCTATGCCACTATCCAGTAAGAATGGTGGTTGTAATAATAATGGTCAGTACGCGATTAATTGTTTTCATAGGCTTAAGACTGCCTTAACAGAGGCTATGCTGTCAACCCTAATTGAAAAGATAAAACAGCCTTTTTTAATATAAAATAACCTAATGAATGCCAAATTTATGCAATATTTCTTTTAATTTAGATTTATTAATGGGTTTTTCAATAAAGTCGATTGCGCCTAGCTGGGCTACTCTTACTTTCATTTTCTCTTGAATATCTGCTGAAATAATCAATACAAAGCACTCTATTTTTTCTGCTTTTATTGTTTCGAGTACCTGCACTCCGTCTAGTTCTGGCATTGTTAAATCTAAACAAATCAAGTCAAAATGTTGCTCTCGCAATAATGCTAAAGCCTGCACACCATTTACTGCTTGTTGAATCTCTGCACTTAGACTGTCATTTAAACAGCGCACAACTTGCCTACGGGCAACTGTTGAATCATCACATACAAGTATTGAAAATTTCATCATGTTTACTACTACACAGCCATCTAAAAGTAATTAAAACCTGCCCTCCATTGCAACAAACGCAGTTTACCACGTTCCTATATACTCAACACATTAATAATTTAATATGGTGATAATTATCGAATAAATCTATTTTCATTAATTACCAGCGTTTAACACTAGGGCGTGTTGAACTTTGTGGATTGAAATTTGTTCAATCTAGGGGCGTTCAAATCGCGGCGCGAGGTTTGTAACCTAGTGGGCTAAGTAAAAACCGAGCAAAGCTTCCGCGTCCTGCTCACGCCCCTTACCTACATCCATGTAGGCAACAAAGAGTTAATCGTCCCTAGAAAGAACCCAAAGGGCAGCGCATGTTTGGTCTTTATGCTGCGTTATCGCCTATTTATGGGGAATAACCACACTGCATAGACTCTGCCTTGCCTAAAAACCAAACATACTGCTGCAAATTCACCCACGAAAGGTCAACACGCCCTAGTAATAAGTTACTGCATAAGCTTAGCTTAAATACATTAATACTTCACTAGAGCCTGTTTATCTTATTAAATTTTAACTTTTTTATTTATTTTTAGGCGTTTATTGACTAACTTTTAAATTACTCTAAAAACGTTATAAAAATAACAAAGGATGAACACGTCACTCATGTTACAAAAAAGCCTTTCTAAGAAGTTGCTGACTAATGTTTTATCAGTCTATTTTTTGCTTACCTTTGTGGTGACTTGTGGCCAAGTACTTGCTGAATACGTCAATACTAAAGACTACATTCGAGATGAACTTAGCACCTTACAAAAAACCTTTAGTCGCAGCTTAACACGTGCCATTTGGGAGCTTAATACAAAGCAAACAATTACTACGGCAGAGGGCTTACTCGCAATTCCAATGATCGAAGGAATTATAGTGCGTGACGACAGTGGCGAAATAATTTCTCAACTGGGTCGCTCTTTAGATATACATAAATTGTATAACCAGCAATTAGTGCAAGAAGAAGTTATTTTAGAAGATACTAAATCTGGCTTATTTGGTTATACCTTCCCGCTTATTTTTGAATTTTCAGGGCGTGCCACTCAAGTTGGCGATGTTACTTTGTTTTCCAGCCGAGAAGTTGTTTTTAGCCGGATTATGGTTTCGATCTACTTTTTGATTGGTAATGCGATGATCAAAACTACATTTTTGATTATTTTATTTTTAATGGCATTTAGAAAACTGTTAACCGATCCTTTAGCTGAACTCACTGAGCAATTAGAAAACATCGAGCTTGATGAATTAGAAGGTCAACACATAGAAATTGAAACAGAAGAGCATAACGAACTTAAAGTTATGGAGCACTCATTCAATAACCTGATAGACAAAGTGGTGCAATACCGAAAAGAGCTAGAGCATACCCAAAAAGAACTTATTATTAGTAACGAAAAGCTCGATCAGCACAATATACAACTAGAACAAGACGTAGCGCGTAAAACATCTAACTTGAGCCAAGCAATGATGGACTTACAGCAGCAAAAATATGAGCTTGAAAAACAAAAAATAGTTCTCACCGAAGAAATTGATTTACGCCGAAGCACAGAGCAAGAACTAATTAGCAAACAAAGCGAATCACAACGTTATATAGATGAGCTAAGCCTAGCTCAAGAGCGTTTAGTTGGCACTGAAAAAATGGCAGCCTTAGGTGGTTTAGTAGCTGGTATAACGCACGATATAAATACGCCCATTGGTATTGGCGTTACTGCAATATCATTTTTACAAGAACGTTTAAATAAACTCGAAAGTGCCTATACCGATAAGAAACTCTCACCAAAAGCGCTTGAGGAGTTTATTAATGAAGCTAAACAAAGTACTAGCCTACTCACTACAAACCTTGATAGAGCATCTGAGCTAATTGCGAGCTTTAAACAAATTGCGGTTGATCAAGCCAGTGAGGCAATAAGAACCATCAACTTTAAAGATTACGTTAACGAAGTAATTCGCTCGCTGCATCCTAAACTTAAAAAAACATCCCACACAATTAACTTACAATGCCCAGATGATTTAGTGCTTAACTTACCTGCAGGTGCTATAAGTCAAATTTTTACCAACCTAATAATGAATTCACTGATTCATGGCTTTGAAGGCAAAGAAAATGGCCTTATGGATATAAAAATAACAAGTGATGAAACTAACTTAACCATTGATTACAAAGATAATGGTAACGGTGTTACTAGCGAGCAATTAACTAAGTTATTTGACCCATTTTTTACGACTAAGCGCGATCAAGGTGGTAGCGGCTTAGGTACGCACATAATGTTTAATTTAGTAAAACAAACATTAAGTGGCTCTATTGATGCCACAAGCGAGCCAGGTAAAGGTCTTCGCTATTACATTCAGTTCCCTAAAAACATGGCTAAACCCCTCTCTATGTTTAACCAAGAGTAACTATGTGCGTTAAATTTAGCCATATTTGCCAGTAACAAATCAGCCATTTCGAGATGTTGTTTTTATTGCTATGATTGAACAAATTTTTCAAATGGATCAATCCCCCTATGTGGTTTAGTAACCTTATTTGTTACCGCTTTAAGCAAGACGTTTCATATACTCAAGAAGATTTTGACAAAGCATTAGAGCAAGACTTATTTCGTCCGTGTACAGGCCAAGAGCTTGCTACATTTGGCTGGACAAAAGCGTTTGGAAAGCATGGCGAAACGTTATCGCATTTTTCTCAAAAAAGTATTTTAGTGTGTGCAAAACGTGAAGAAAAAGTGTTACCTGCGTCGGTTATAAACGAGCTCGTTGCTGAAAAAATTGATCAAATTGAAGCAGAAGAAAATCGTCCTGTTAAAAAGAAAGAAAAAGACGAATTAAAAGAAAACATCCTTCATACACTGCTTCCTCAGGCATTCAAAAAATCGAGCCTACAATTTGCATTCATTGACCAAGAAAATGGTTGGGTTGTAGTAAATAGTGGCAGCTTTAACAAAGCAGAAGAGCTACTCGCCCTACTTCGTAAGTCACTTGGTACATTACCTGTAGTACCTGCATTTGCTAATTATGACCTTGATGTATTTTTAACAGACTGGCTAACT harbors:
- the rdgC gene encoding recombination-associated protein RdgC, which encodes MWFSNLICYRFKQDVSYTQEDFDKALEQDLFRPCTGQELATFGWTKAFGKHGETLSHFSQKSILVCAKREEKVLPASVINELVAEKIDQIEAEENRPVKKKEKDELKENILHTLLPQAFKKSSLQFAFIDQENGWVVVNSGSFNKAEELLALLRKSLGTLPVVPAFANYDLDVFLTDWLTNFSTPEGFAIGSDAELEEADDSGAQVKLKGHDLACDEVKSHLESGKRVTKLALDWQERLKFMLQNDGSIKRLSYSETLKEENADIPKEDMAVKLDADFILASEEIKQLLEELTAGLGDADDLGKA
- a CDS encoding sensor histidine kinase, encoding MLQKSLSKKLLTNVLSVYFLLTFVVTCGQVLAEYVNTKDYIRDELSTLQKTFSRSLTRAIWELNTKQTITTAEGLLAIPMIEGIIVRDDSGEIISQLGRSLDIHKLYNQQLVQEEVILEDTKSGLFGYTFPLIFEFSGRATQVGDVTLFSSREVVFSRIMVSIYFLIGNAMIKTTFLIILFLMAFRKLLTDPLAELTEQLENIELDELEGQHIEIETEEHNELKVMEHSFNNLIDKVVQYRKELEHTQKELIISNEKLDQHNIQLEQDVARKTSNLSQAMMDLQQQKYELEKQKIVLTEEIDLRRSTEQELISKQSESQRYIDELSLAQERLVGTEKMAALGGLVAGITHDINTPIGIGVTAISFLQERLNKLESAYTDKKLSPKALEEFINEAKQSTSLLTTNLDRASELIASFKQIAVDQASEAIRTINFKDYVNEVIRSLHPKLKKTSHTINLQCPDDLVLNLPAGAISQIFTNLIMNSLIHGFEGKENGLMDIKITSDETNLTIDYKDNGNGVTSEQLTKLFDPFFTTKRDQGGSGLGTHIMFNLVKQTLSGSIDATSEPGKGLRYYIQFPKNMAKPLSMFNQE
- a CDS encoding response regulator; this encodes MMKFSILVCDDSTVARRQVVRCLNDSLSAEIQQAVNGVQALALLREQHFDLICLDLTMPELDGVQVLETIKAEKIECFVLIISADIQEKMKVRVAQLGAIDFIEKPINKSKLKEILHKFGIH